From Roseisolibacter agri, a single genomic window includes:
- the rpsO gene encoding 30S ribosomal protein S15, with the protein MAFDKAPTISKYQTHDSDTGSARVQIAVLTDRINYLTEHFRTHHKDHHGRLGLLKMVGKRRRLLTYMKRTDVTGYRQIVQELGLRH; encoded by the coding sequence ATGGCTTTCGACAAGGCACCGACGATCAGCAAGTACCAGACGCACGACTCGGACACCGGGTCGGCGCGCGTCCAGATCGCAGTCCTGACGGACCGCATCAACTACCTGACGGAGCACTTCCGGACGCACCACAAGGACCATCACGGCCGCCTCGGGCTGCTGAAGATGGTGGGCAAGCGTCGCCGTCTCCTCACGTACATGAAGCGGACGGACGTGACGGGCTACCGCCAGATCGTGCAGGAGCTCGGACTCCGGCACTGA
- a CDS encoding serine/threonine-protein kinase, translating to MPDSRTPDSPPADAAHDPAFREVAAGDPLDALVERPLGRYRVRRVVGAGGFARVYRAFDPELELDVALKVLKPDLAAEPETVERFRREASTAAKLRHPNIVTVLNVGRLDEPFDDAPRGTPYLVMDFLPSSLERRLTERGALPEAELARVGEDVARGLAHAHERGVVHRDVKPDNVLFAADGRAMVTDFGIARAVDATTSSVSRQVVLGTPSYFSPEQARGLPLDGRSDIYALGVTLFQAATGTLPFAGDDWYDVMRQHVETPPPGPRERAPHLSAAFEAVLLRCLAKDAADRFQSASELADALAALRLHGAEAMTVAVPALPAGRRAPARRHRAAALLVGGGVLAAAGAWLALSDGAANTRARLAPGVAARVDTTTAPAASMDSVPAAGTDSLTPLVPTVATLDIQAPAGTAVSVDGRKLPAGTLRVDSIPPGTHVVRGILRSLDGCASATDVRKVELLPGEIETVALRPVPCGELSLDVRPSRAHFTIAPSRGGAAREGALPLAAPLVLAEGWYRVVVQASLCAEYRDSVRVGAGTPTRLPIRLICD from the coding sequence TTGCCCGACTCCCGCACGCCGGATTCGCCTCCAGCCGACGCCGCGCACGACCCCGCCTTCCGGGAGGTCGCGGCCGGCGACCCCCTCGACGCGCTCGTCGAGCGCCCCCTCGGGCGCTACCGGGTGCGCCGCGTCGTCGGCGCCGGAGGGTTCGCCCGCGTCTACCGGGCGTTCGACCCCGAGCTCGAGCTGGACGTCGCGCTCAAGGTCCTGAAGCCCGACCTGGCGGCGGAGCCGGAGACCGTCGAGCGCTTCCGCCGCGAGGCCAGCACGGCGGCCAAGCTCCGGCACCCGAACATCGTCACGGTCCTCAACGTGGGCCGCCTCGACGAGCCGTTCGACGACGCGCCGCGCGGGACGCCCTACCTCGTCATGGACTTCCTCCCCAGCTCGCTCGAGCGGCGGCTGACGGAGCGCGGCGCCCTGCCCGAGGCCGAGCTCGCGCGGGTCGGCGAGGACGTGGCCCGCGGGCTCGCCCACGCGCACGAGCGCGGCGTCGTCCACCGGGACGTGAAGCCCGACAACGTGCTGTTCGCGGCCGACGGGCGGGCGATGGTGACCGACTTCGGCATCGCCCGGGCGGTCGACGCGACGACCTCCTCGGTCAGCCGGCAGGTGGTCCTCGGCACGCCGAGCTACTTCTCGCCGGAGCAGGCGCGCGGGCTGCCGCTCGATGGGCGCAGCGACATCTACGCGCTCGGCGTCACGCTCTTCCAGGCCGCGACGGGCACCCTGCCCTTCGCCGGCGACGACTGGTACGACGTGATGCGGCAGCACGTCGAGACGCCGCCGCCGGGTCCCCGCGAGCGCGCCCCGCACCTCTCGGCCGCCTTCGAGGCGGTGCTGCTGCGCTGCCTCGCCAAGGACGCGGCCGATCGCTTCCAGTCCGCCTCCGAGCTGGCCGACGCCCTGGCCGCCCTGCGGCTGCACGGGGCCGAGGCGATGACGGTCGCGGTGCCGGCGCTCCCCGCGGGCCGCCGCGCGCCCGCCCGGCGGCATCGCGCCGCGGCGCTCCTCGTCGGCGGCGGAGTCCTGGCGGCGGCAGGCGCCTGGCTCGCCCTCTCGGACGGTGCCGCGAACACCCGCGCCCGGCTCGCGCCCGGCGTCGCCGCGCGCGTGGACACGACGACCGCGCCCGCGGCCTCGATGGACTCGGTGCCGGCCGCGGGGACCGACTCCCTGACGCCGCTCGTGCCCACCGTCGCGACGCTCGACATCCAGGCGCCGGCCGGGACGGCGGTCAGCGTCGACGGGCGCAAGCTGCCGGCCGGGACGCTGCGCGTCGATTCCATCCCGCCGGGCACGCACGTCGTCCGCGGCATCCTCCGCTCGCTCGACGGCTGCGCCAGCGCGACCGACGTGCGCAAGGTCGAGCTGCTGCCGGGTGAGATCGAGACGGTGGCGCTGCGCCCGGTCCCGTGCGGCGAGCTGTCGCTCGACGTGCGGCCGTCGCGCGCGCACTTCACGATCGCGCCGTCGCGTGGCGGCGCGGCGCGTGAGGGCGCGCTGCCGCTGGCGGCGCCGCTCGTCCTCGCGGAGGGCTGGTATCGCGTGGTCGTGCAGGCGAGCCTGTGCGCGGAGTACCGCGACAGCGTGCGCGTCGGCGCGGGCACGCCGACCCGGCTCCCGATCCGGCTGATCTGCGACTGA